Proteins from one Fragaria vesca subsp. vesca linkage group LG6, FraVesHawaii_1.0, whole genome shotgun sequence genomic window:
- the LOC101303046 gene encoding UPF0481 protein At3g47200-like: MDTNPIQEEHNHVTPISEMNNDLLASMYKKIAEPPRLLSNAAGKASCCIFRVPQSLLEINGKSYQPHIVSIGPYHRGEPHLRMIEEHKWRYLGSLLSRTEPKGLALQHYLKSIEPMEARARECYSETIHLSSDEFVEMMVLDGCFLIELFRKNGRVVRFERDDPLVNMFWVIPFMVRDFLRLENQIPYFVLEHLYDLITKAEDRKDSVKSLSLLALGFFNNHMLRPDPVIEKLHSLTGKHLLDLLRLSVIPAGYAEPQRSSTPTHIIHCVSKLRHAGIKLNAKEFESFLMVKFKRGVIEMPTITIDDFMSAFLLNCVAYEQCHKSCSKHITTYATLLDCLVNSYKDVEYLCDRNIMENCYGNDGEIAHFINNMGKDVAFDYDRCYLSKLFNDVHDYYRNSWHVTWASFKYTYFDTPWSFVSALAALILLILTVLQTLYSVLSFYNS, encoded by the exons ATGGATACCAATCCAATTCAAGAAGAGCACAACCATGTTACCCCCATCTCCGAAATGAACAACGATCTTTTAGCTTCCATGTACAAGAAGATCGCAGAGCCTCCGAGACTTCTTAGCAATGCCGCTGGTAAAGCCTCCTGCTGCATCTTCCGAGTCCCGCAGAGCCTCCTCGAGATAAACGGCAAGTCGTACCAACCCCACATCGTCTCCATCGGCCCTTACCACCGCGGCGAGCCCCACCTCAGAATGATCGAGGAGCACAAGTGGCGCTACCTGGGTTCTCTGCTTTCAAGAACAGAGCCTAAAGGGTTGGCTCTCCAGCACTACTTGAAGTCCATAGAGCCAATGGAAGCTAGAGCCAGAGAGTGTTACTCTGAGACAATCCACCTTAGCTCTGATGAGTTCGTCGAGATGATGGTCCTTGATGGTTGCTTCTTGATCGAGTTGTTTCGAAAAAATGGCCGAGTGGTTCGGTTTGAGCGTGATGATCCACTCGTCAATATGTTCTGGGTAATTCCGTTTATGGTTAGAGATTTTCTTCGTCTTGAAAACCAAATCCCCTACTTTGTTCTTGAGCACTTGTATGATCTGATTACGAAAGCCGAAGATCGTAAAGATTCTGTGAAATCCTTGTCCTTGCTTGCTTTGGGATTCTTCAACAACCATATGCTGAGGCCTGACCCTGTCATAGAGAAGCTTCATAGTCTTACAG GTAAGCATTTGCTTGACTTGTTGCGGTTAAGTGTGATACCAGCGGGTTATGCAGAGCCACAAAGAAGCAGTACACCAACACACATAATACATTGTGTGTCTAAGCTTCGTCACGCTGGAATCAAGCTCAATGCTAAGGAATTCGAAAGCTTCTTGATGGTCAAATTTAAGCGTGGAGTGATCGAGATGCCTACCATCACAATCGACGATTTCATGAGCGCCTTCTTGTTGAACTGCGTCGCCTACGAGCAGTGCCACAAGTCGTGCTCCAAGCACATCACCACTTATGCCACATTGCTCGATTGCCTCGTGAACAGTTACAAGGATGTCGAGTACTTGTGTGACAGAAACATAATGGAGAATTGCTATGGGAACGATGGGGAAATTGCTCATTTCATCAACAATATGGGGAAGGATGTAGCTTTTGATTATGATAGGTGTTATCTATCGAAATTGTTCAATGATGTTCATGACTATTACCGGAATAGTTGGCATGTTACGTGGGCTAGTTTCAAGTACACCTACTTTGACACACCGTGGTCGTTTGTTTCGGCCTTAGCTGCTTTGATTTTGCTCATACTCACCGTGCTGCAGACCTTGTACTCCGTTCTATCTTTTTATAATTCTTGA
- the LOC101293219 gene encoding dehydration-responsive element-binding protein 1B-like, whose product MLSDASAASLMAYREEPAAAAALSSPASVLMNMGQTLTHIQSGVIKKRKAGRKKFTETRHPVYRGVRQRSGKWVCEMRQPDLKKSRVWLGTFTCPEMAARAYDVAALSLRGESAELNFPEEAKASPSSTSSMSLLELTSMVNLENVEVESRSSRIGYVDEEELFNMPELLDSLAEGLILTPPAMQKGFNWDDYDLENAVEFSLWSDD is encoded by the coding sequence ATGCTCTCCGATGCTTCGGCTGCTTCTCTTATGGCTTACAGAGAGGAACCAGCAGCAGCAGCAGCACTATCTTCTCCAGCTTCGGTGTTGATGAACATGGGGCAAACCCTAACCCACATTCAGAGTGGAGTGATCAAGAAGAGGAAAGCCGGGAGGAAGAAGTTCACCGAGACTCGCCACCCGGTGTACAGAGGCGTCAGGCAGAGGAGCGGCAAGTGGGTTTGCGAAATGAGGCAACCGGATCTCAAGAAGTCTCGGGTTTGGCTCGGGACCTTTACTTGTCCTGAAATGGCTGCTAGGGCTTATGATGTAGCAGCTCTTTCTCTGAGAGGTGAATCTGCTGAGCTAAACTTTCCAGAGGAAGCTAAGGCTTCTCCTTCTTCGACTTCGAGTATGTCATTGCTGGAGTTGACGAGTATGGTGAACTTGGAGAACGTAGAAGTAGAGTCGAGGTCCTCAAGGATAGGGTATGTGGATGAGGAGGAGTTGTTTAACATGCCGGAGTTACTTGACAGTTTGGCTGAGGGTTTGATTCTCACTCCCCCAGCCATGCAAAAAGGTTTTAACTGGGATGATTATGATTTGGAGAATGCCGTAGAGTTTTCTCTGTGGAGTGATGATTAA